AAACTAATATACAGCCCAGCTCtccagcatctttttcttcctaagataggaaaaaaaaaagaattctagtTAGATAACAATGAGGATAATTAGTTCCAGTTACCTTCCAGTTACCTTCCAGTTACCTGCAGCAGTTACCAAAAAATTGCCCTTAGAACCATACCTCGACCATGAGAAATTATTACAGCTCGGGACTTGTTGCACCTACAGCTGTGTTACTAACTCTGGCAAAGACGACAACGCTGCTTTCCTATATCATGTTTCCAGGTGGTATTTGAACCCCTGGGCTATCTGATGACCACCTGTCTGACCTGAGGGGTGGGTAATCTGAGAGGTCTGCTTTGAGAGGACCCAAGAACTGAGATGGTGGAGGAAAATGCCGAGTTTGGTCCAGGTTACAGCAAGCCAAGCAAGGTCAGGCAGTAACTGACCTTGGCTTGTAAAAAGGCAGTAACTTTTTAAATCTTGCAATGCAAAGTAAAGGGGTTAAGCTTAAACCAGCAAGTCCTTTAATTATGTGGTtttgtaaataagaaataaatctcAGTAAAATATCTCCTGTGCatatcccccccccaaaaaaacccctttcactTAAACTTACACTTCTTCCTTGAATACGTCCAGTGTGATAGTCACATCATCTCCAAACTGCAGATCTTCAGTGCTCAGTCCCAAAGTTTTAAGCGCTAAAGTTAAGGAAAGAGCATTTCCTATACAAGTCTTGGAAAGATTACTTTAACATCTTAAAGTGGCCTAGATATAACAGAAGGTAAACATATGTAACTTAAAAACACACAACTTTTTTGACTTTCCAAGTTCCAGGTTGTATATTGGCAGATGTGTGGATACTTTTAAAGTATACATATGGGTAGCTTTGAAACTGTTTTAATAATTCTGtgcaaacaaatacaaacacttCTGCATGACCTGCTGTTTGGGTGCGACGCACCTTCTCTGTACTGCGCCAGCGTTATGTGGCCTTGGCCCACAACATCCAGCAACTCGAACATGGCGGCCAGGTTGGCCTCGTCCATGAGGTAAGGGTACTCCCCCTCGGCTTGCCTTCCAGCCTTCACCCTCTCCAGCGCCTGGATCAGGAACTCGCGTGGTCTTTCTGCAACGAAGTAAAATTGCCCACAGGGCAGGACAATCAACCAGCTAGTGACCGAAGGCCACGCAAtcccttctccccccccgccccatccggCGGGGGGCCCCTATAGCTTCCCAGGCCGAGACGGGGCGCCCGGCCCGGGCCTGCCCTGACCCCGGGGCGCGGTGCCATACCGGGGCGGTGGTAGAGCAGCAGCGCGCCGAGGCGGTGGAGCAGCTCGGGGATCCGGTGCCGCTGCAGGTAGTCGCGGCCTTGCTGCTCGCCCGCCGCCATCCCGCGTTGCTGGGAGACCGCGcgcaccgccccgccgccgcgcgcgccGGCCGTTAGCCGTCCCGCCCCGCCGAGAGGCTGCGTGAGGTGAGCCCGGGCGGGATGGCCCCCTGGGAGCCGGGGGAGAgcggaggggagcaggaggggcgaCAGTAGGAGCTGTTCGTACGCGGAGGGGGAGAAGCGTCCTCAAGGAAGGCAACGCAACAAGAAGACGGACGTGGGGGCTCGGCGGGAGGGGAAGCGGCTGCTCGCCAGAGCTGGCGGGGTGCTGCTTCGGTCAGCGCAGGGCGTCCGGCGGAGTACATCGGACTACTGAGGCGTTACTGGCTGCGCAGCCCCTGCTTCAACGGGTAGAAAGTgggaagcagaaattaatttgccTAGATGTCACCACGTTAGGACTAGAACAGAAAATCATCGCTTCCAGCCAAGTTACTAGTTCGCACCGCAGTTGCATTAATTCATGGGAAAAGCAACTTACACGCtattgtttttaacatttatgcAAGTCGTCTCCATTTCAGCCACATTTTCTTCCA
The genomic region above belongs to Mycteria americana isolate JAX WOST 10 ecotype Jacksonville Zoo and Gardens chromosome 1, USCA_MyAme_1.0, whole genome shotgun sequence and contains:
- the EFCAB10 gene encoding EF-hand calcium-binding domain-containing protein 10 yields the protein MAAGEQQGRDYLQRHRIPELLHRLGALLLYHRPERPREFLIQALERVKAGRQAEGEYPYLMDEANLAAMFELLDVVGQGHITLAQYREALKTLGLSTEDLQFGDDVTITLDVFKEEVKKKMLESWAVY